AAAATTTGCGGAGCTTATGGGAGGTGTTATTCGCGTAAAAAGTGCGCCCAAAAAAGGCTCAACATTCACTCTGACGCTCACCCATGTGGAAGTAGCCGCCAGCCTTCCCTCACGCTCTAAACAAACCCACAGTTTACATTTTCACGAGGCCTGCGTGTTGGTTGTTGATGATATTGAAGAAAACTTAGAATTGCTTGGAGATATTTTAGAAACATACGGCCTTAGCACTATTTTAAGTGCTTCAGGGGAAGAGGCCATTCATCTGGCCGAAGAAGAGCGGCCGAACCTTATTTTAATGGATATTAAAATGCCCCAAGTAGATGGATGCACCGCCGCAAAAGCCATCCGCGCCAATGCAATCACTGCTCACATTCCCATCATCGCCGTCTCTGCTTCGGTTTTGGGGGAGGAGGATGAGGCCAAAAACGGCACGTTTGATGGGTTTATTCCCAAACCTATCGACATTGCCGAGCTTGAAACACTCTTGATGGACTTTCTTCCCCATGAAAAAAAAGCACTGCCTTGCGCACCCTTAACCGCGCAAAACAACACCTTACTCGCCGTCTCAACGGCCGCCCTTCCTCCTTTGTTGGCCAAGGCTAAAGAGGCGCTTAATAGTGGGGATTTTGATATTATCGAGGAGTTAATACTTCTTCTAAAAGAAACGCCTGGCAACGAAGCATTGATTGAAAACTTAGAACTTGGATTAGAAGATATCGACATAGACGCACTCGAAACAAAACTTACAGCCATAGTGGCATTCTTAGAAAAAAGGGTTCAAGATGGTATTTGAAGAAAGCACTGTTATGATTGTGGATGATATTGTTGAAAACATTAAAGTCGCCATGGGGCACTTGCAAGCTTTACATGTAAAGGTTGTCTACGCCACCAATGGGCTTCAAGCCCTCGAACGCGCCGAAAAAACCCGTCCAAACCTCATCCTCATGGATGTGATGATGCCCCAAATGGGTGGTTTTGAAACCGCTAAAGCCCTAAAGAAAAATCCGCTACTGCGGGAAATTCCCATTATCTTTTTAACCGCGCGCGCCGAAGCAGAAGATGTCAAACAAGGCTTTGAAGCAGGCGGGGTAGATTACATTACTAAGCCTTTCAACGGCGAAGAATTGCTTATGCGGGTCAAAACCCACCTTGAACTCACCCTTCACCGATGCCGCCTCGAAGAGCAAGTCAGCAGACGCACCCAAGAGATTGAGCTACTAAAATCTAGCATCATTGAAGCCATGGGTTCGCTGGCCGAATACCGCGATGGCGAAACAGGCGCACACATCAAACGCACGCAACACTACGTCAAAATTCTGTGCCAACATCTCTTAACGCTTCCTAAATATGCCGAGTTTGTCACCCAAGATTACGCCCAGCTCTTGTTTAAATCTGCACCATTGCACGACATTGGAAAGGTTGGCATTCGAGACCATATTTTGCTAAAACCGGGAAAACTCACTCCCGAAGAATTTGAAATCATGAAGCAACACGCCGCTTTTGGAGAGGCCATCATCGACAAACTCATTGGCATTAATGGCCCTACTGATTTTCTTGTTTCGGCCAGAGAAATCACAGGGGGTCACCATGAAAAATGGAATGGCAGCGGCTACCCTAGAGGATTATCAGGTGAAGAAATTCCCCTCTCAGCACGTATTATGGCCATTGCTGATGTGTACGACGCCCTCACCTCTCCTCGGGTTTATAAAATAGCCTTTTCCCATCAAGTGGCAATAGATACCATTCGCGATCAATCAGGAAAACATTTTGATCCCACTCTTGTTGAAGCTTTTTTGCATCTTGAGCAAGAGTTTCTTTTTATTGCTACCACCTTAAAAGATTAGGCGCCAATCATTCCCAACTGTAACACTTTGGGGTTTTCTTACAAAACCTAACGCCAATACCCTCTCAACGCCCAAAAACCCCACAAAAAAATGGTGCATTTTAGTTATAATGGTGCTAAGTTTCTCTATGCAAAGGACACCCCATGAACCTTTCTACTCGCATTATTACCATGATTATTGGCTCTTTGGTTCTTTTAACACTACTTCTTGGATTGACAACGCGCCACTTCATGGAAGAATCTGTTGCATTTTTTACCCAAAATTATCATGAAAAAATGGTTCAAGCCCGCAAAGATGAGCTTAAAAGTGAGATGCGCATCATTCAAACCGTAGCGCAAAAGGTCTACGAAGAAGAGACTGCACGGGGCAGCAGTGAAGAGGCGACCAAAGCAGCTATCCTTCACAAAATTCGCGATATTCGCTTTTTTGAGGATGATAGTGGGTATGTTTTTGTCTACAGTCCTGATGGCACCAATATCATGCTCCCTGTTAACACTTCTTTGGAGGGCAAAAACCTCATTGGCCTCAAAGACAGCGATGGAATGTTTTTTGTCAAAGAGCTTATTGAAGCTTCCAAGCGTGGAGGAGACTTTGTTTTGTATAATTTTCCAAAAATCAAAGACGGAGAGCCTTTGCCAAAACTGGGCTATGCCGTCCCTTTTGCTCCCTATGGTTGGATGATGGGCACGGGCGTTTACATCGACAATATCGACAAAGACGTTGCCATACTATCAGCAGAAACAGCAGCAGAAAACAAAAAAGTGCTCTTTCTTTTTACACTCATTAGTGTGGTAATGGTTCTAATCATAGGCGTGTCTAGCCTTTTCCTCATTCGCCTCAAAATCACTTCACCTCTAAAAAACCTCATTCAGCGAGCACAAAACCTTTCTAGCGGCGATGGTGACCTGACTCGAAAACTGGACATTGATGGCAATGACGAAATTAGCCGTGCCAGTGAGGCTATCAATGCGTTTATCGAGAAAGTACGCATTCTCATTAGTGACGCAAAACAACTCTCAAGTGAAAACTCTTCTGTGGCCCATGAACTCTCCACCACTTCCTTGCAATCAGGCAAGCGCATTGAGGATTCCACCACACTAGTAGGCAACACCACCCAAAAAGCCACCAGCATGCAAAAAGAGATGCGAGGCTCTATTAAAGAGGCAAAAGAAGGTAAAGCAGAACTTGAAAAAGCCAGTGTCTTTGTCCAAGAAGCTAGCACTTCCATCTTGGATTTAACCGAGCAAATTCAAGAAAGTGCGCATACTGAAATCGAGCTAGCGCGAAAAATCGAACAACTTAGCCACGATGCCGAACAAGTCAAAGAGATTTTGACCGTCATTAATGACATTGCCGATCAAACCAACCTTTTAGCCTTAAATGCCGCCATTGAAGCAGCACGTGCTGGAGAGCATGGGCGTGGGTTTGCAGTTGTAGCTGATGAAGTGCGAAAACTCGCCGAGCGCACCCAAAAAAGCCTTATTGAAATCAACGCAACCATCAACGTCATTGTCCAGGCTGTTGCTGATTCGAGTGAACAAATGACCCGCAATGCCAAACGCGTTGAAGAGCTCACCCATGTAGCAGGCAATGTCAAAGAAAAAATCACCCACATGGACACCACCATGCGCCACGCTATCACCATGTCAGACAAAACAGCCCAAAGCTACATTACCAATGGCGACGAAATAGAAGAGATTATCCAAGGGGTTTCCCACATCAACACCCTCTCTACTGAAAATGCCAGAAGTGTAGAAGAGATTGCCAGTGCCGCTGAACACCTTAACAAAATGACCGAAATGCTTAACAGTAAGCTCTCAGAATTCAGAACCTAGCGTGAAAGAAAAACTCATCCTAATCGGGGCTTCCACAGGAGGCCCTGGGCACTTAAAAATACTTTTAAACGCATTGCCAAATACCTTAAACACACCCATCATCATTGCCCAACACATGAACGCTGTGTTTATTCCAAGCTTTGTACAACAATTTCGCGCGGAACTCAAAGTTCCTGTTGTACGCGCCAACGAACCTTTACATGTAAACCAAGGTGGTGTTTATATTTGCGAAAAAAATTGCCTTCTTGAGACCGCGCGACCTCTAAGACTCTCCTTTGAAGAGGCTCCTGCGCAAACCTTGTATAATCCCAGTATTGATGACTTGTTTCTCTCGGCGGTTCCGCTGTGTGAAAAAGTAGATATTTTGGCTATTTTGCTCACCGGCATTGGACATGATGGCGCCAAAGGAATCCAAGAGCTTCACAAAGCAGGAGCAAAGTGTCTTGGAGAAAACGAAGAAAGCGCCGTAGTCTACGGCATGCCAAAACGCGCTAAAGAGCTTGTTCCTGAGCTTGAGATGCTTCCTCTTGGAGAAATCAAGCAACGTATCGAAAGGTTTACCCATGTTTTTTTTTAGAAAAAAGTCTAAAGAACCCCAAGATGCCCCAGCCTCTTCTCCTAAGCCTGTTTTTGATGAGCGTAACCTTGAAGCCCTTCTTCATTATGTTGAACACTACAGCGGCGTAAACCTCACCCCAAAAAAAGAGGTACTTAAGCAGCGGCTTATTTTATTTTGTGAAAACAACGGACTTATTGGCTTTGATGATTTGTTTACTAAAATTCAAGCAGACGCCTCTTTGCGCCAAAACCTCATCAATCTCATCACTGTTAATGAGACCTATTTTTACCGCGAAACCATTCAGCTTGAAGCAGCCGTAGCTTGGTTGAAAGAAAGGGGTGGAAAAGCACGTGTATTGAGTGCTCCTTGTGCCTCAGGGGAAGAGGTCTACTCCCTTTCCATGCTTGCTAGCCAAAGCGGGTTTGCACCCTATACATTAAGCATTTTAGGCATTGATATTAACTCTGAAGCTATCCAAAAAGCTCAAAAAGGCATCTTTAGTGAGCGCTCTTTGCACCGTCTTGATGAGGAGTTAAAATCAACCTATTTTATGAAAATCGCAGGTGAATACACCATTGTGCGTTCACGGTTTGCAGGAGTGGATTTTCAGGTATTGAACATTTTCGATGATGCTTTTTTACGCCTAGAACCTTTTGATATTATTTTTTCAAGAAATATGATGATTTACTTTGATGATGTTTTTAAACAAAAAACAGTAGAGCGGTTTCACAAGTTACTAAAAAATGGTGGTAGACTCTACACTGGCCACGCAGATTTGGTGCCCAGTACGCCCTTGTTTACCAAAGTCACCCAAGGGCGGTTGAGCTACTACGAGAAAGTTTAGCCTATCAGGCGAATCTCATCCTCAAGGTTGGGCACCATACACAAAAACA
This DNA window, taken from Sulfurospirillum tamanense, encodes the following:
- a CDS encoding response regulator, whose protein sequence is MVFEESTVMIVDDIVENIKVAMGHLQALHVKVVYATNGLQALERAEKTRPNLILMDVMMPQMGGFETAKALKKNPLLREIPIIFLTARAEAEDVKQGFEAGGVDYITKPFNGEELLMRVKTHLELTLHRCRLEEQVSRRTQEIELLKSSIIEAMGSLAEYRDGETGAHIKRTQHYVKILCQHLLTLPKYAEFVTQDYAQLLFKSAPLHDIGKVGIRDHILLKPGKLTPEEFEIMKQHAAFGEAIIDKLIGINGPTDFLVSAREITGGHHEKWNGSGYPRGLSGEEIPLSARIMAIADVYDALTSPRVYKIAFSHQVAIDTIRDQSGKHFDPTLVEAFLHLEQEFLFIATTLKD
- a CDS encoding methyl-accepting chemotaxis protein is translated as MNLSTRIITMIIGSLVLLTLLLGLTTRHFMEESVAFFTQNYHEKMVQARKDELKSEMRIIQTVAQKVYEEETARGSSEEATKAAILHKIRDIRFFEDDSGYVFVYSPDGTNIMLPVNTSLEGKNLIGLKDSDGMFFVKELIEASKRGGDFVLYNFPKIKDGEPLPKLGYAVPFAPYGWMMGTGVYIDNIDKDVAILSAETAAENKKVLFLFTLISVVMVLIIGVSSLFLIRLKITSPLKNLIQRAQNLSSGDGDLTRKLDIDGNDEISRASEAINAFIEKVRILISDAKQLSSENSSVAHELSTTSLQSGKRIEDSTTLVGNTTQKATSMQKEMRGSIKEAKEGKAELEKASVFVQEASTSILDLTEQIQESAHTEIELARKIEQLSHDAEQVKEILTVINDIADQTNLLALNAAIEAARAGEHGRGFAVVADEVRKLAERTQKSLIEINATINVIVQAVADSSEQMTRNAKRVEELTHVAGNVKEKITHMDTTMRHAITMSDKTAQSYITNGDEIEEIIQGVSHINTLSTENARSVEEIASAAEHLNKMTEMLNSKLSEFRT
- a CDS encoding CheB methylesterase domain-containing protein; this translates as MKEKLILIGASTGGPGHLKILLNALPNTLNTPIIIAQHMNAVFIPSFVQQFRAELKVPVVRANEPLHVNQGGVYICEKNCLLETARPLRLSFEEAPAQTLYNPSIDDLFLSAVPLCEKVDILAILLTGIGHDGAKGIQELHKAGAKCLGENEESAVVYGMPKRAKELVPELEMLPLGEIKQRIERFTHVFF
- a CDS encoding CheR family methyltransferase, whose protein sequence is MFFFRKKSKEPQDAPASSPKPVFDERNLEALLHYVEHYSGVNLTPKKEVLKQRLILFCENNGLIGFDDLFTKIQADASLRQNLINLITVNETYFYRETIQLEAAVAWLKERGGKARVLSAPCASGEEVYSLSMLASQSGFAPYTLSILGIDINSEAIQKAQKGIFSERSLHRLDEELKSTYFMKIAGEYTIVRSRFAGVDFQVLNIFDDAFLRLEPFDIIFSRNMMIYFDDVFKQKTVERFHKLLKNGGRLYTGHADLVPSTPLFTKVTQGRLSYYEKV